From the genome of Lotus japonicus ecotype B-129 chromosome 6, LjGifu_v1.2, one region includes:
- the LOC130724647 gene encoding classical arabinogalactan protein 26-like → MASKLFSAHLALLIIMAFMPSPLLSSYSEAESTPRVPTLSSSPASLSDPPPSSLSPFQVLSPDISPLLPSPGGALPTPAGSDIPNIPSNPSPPNPDDITAPGPLSAFSPLGPIQPSSNAPRSLLCNLATTAFAVLATCLSMQYMRV, encoded by the coding sequence ATGGCATCAAAATTATTCAGTGCTCATCTAGCACTATTGATCATCATGGCTTTCATGCCCTCACCTCTGCTTTCATCATACTCAGAGGCAGAATCCACTCCCAGAGTTCCCACTCTCTCATCTTCACCAGCATCACTATCAGATCCTCCTCCATCTTCACTCTCTCCTTTCCAAGTGTTGTCCCCAGACATTTCTCCACTGTTACCTTCTCCAGGTGGGGCATTACCAACTCCTGCAGGCTCTGACATTCCCAACATTCCTTCCAATCCAAGCCCTCCAAACCCAGATGATATCACTGCTCCTGGACCTCTTTCTGCATTTTCACCACTTGGACCAATTCAGCCTTCCTCCAATGCTCCTAGAAGTCTACTTTGTAACTTAGCCACCACTGCTTTTGCAGTTTTAGCAACATGCTTGTCTATGCAGTATATGAGAGTATGA
- the LOC130724648 gene encoding acyl carrier protein 1, chloroplastic-like: MASLTRVSMSLSSLPNQTLVSGTRFASPSTVSLSMNGRIFPSITMQPRAPRLQVACAAKPETVEKVCAIVKKQLALPEDSTVTGESKFTTLGADSLDTVEIVMGLEEEFGISVEEESAQSIATVQDAADMIDKLLESKA; encoded by the exons ATGGCTTCCCTCACCAGAGTCTCCATGTCCCTCTCTTCTCTCCCCAACCAAACCCTG GTTTCTGGTACCAGGTTTGCTAGCCCAAGTACAGTTTCACTTTCAATGAATGGGAGAATTTTCCCATCCATCACAATGCAGCCCAGGGCACCCCGCCTTCAAGTTGCATGTGCG GCCAAGCCAGAGACCGTGGAGAAGGTGTGTGCCATAGTCAAGAAGCAATTGGCATTGCCAGAGGATTCAACTGTCACTGGAGAGTCCAAATTTACCACTCTTGGAGCTGATTCTCTTGACACG GTTGAGATTGTGATGGGGCTTGAGGAGGAATTTGGCATTAGTGTGGAAGAAGAAAGTGCCCAGAGCATCGCCACCGTTCAAGATGCTGCTGATATGATTGATAAACTTCTTGAGAGCAAGGCTTAA
- the LOC130724644 gene encoding uncharacterized protein LOC130724644, protein MGYLRYGGQTFRQILRCKSAGNVVRNSVRSQLGCEGAALSWYYSPFARKTLYSTSSDARIVQDLLAQVEKDRLREKNERMRAGLDTADIDAECEEDYMGVGPLIEKLEKEKLKECPELMRYEEPTDSDSDEDEYETSQKKFDDFERKFKRHQDLLKNFTDADTLDDAFKWMNRIDKFENRHFRLRPEYRVIGELMNRLKVVTDQKDKFILQNKLNRALRLVQWKEAFDPDNPDNYGVIQHEQLGPTADALQHAGFEKEKQTIQGEGDAADDDDEQEFDDMKEKDNIILAKLDAIDKKLEEKLAELEYTFGKKGKVLEEEIRDLAEERNELTEKKRRPLYRKGFDVKLINVNRTCKVTKGGQVVKYTAMLACGNYNGVVGFAKAKGPAVPVALQKAYEKCFQNLHFVERHEEHTIAHAIQTSYKKTKVYLWPAPTATGMKAGRIVQTILHLAGFKNVKSKVVGSRNPHNTVKAVFKALNAIETPRDVQEKFGRTVVEKYLL, encoded by the exons ATGGGTTATCTTCGATACGGTGGACAGACTTTTAGGCAGATATTAAGATGTAAAAGTGCCGGCAATGTGGTCCGAAACTCCGTGAGGTCGCAACTGGGGTGTGAAGGCGCTGCGTTATCGTGGTACTACTCCCCTTTTGCGAGGAAGACTCTTTATTCGACGTCTTCCGATGCCAGGATAGTGCAGGACCTTCTAGCTCAGGTGGAGAAGGATAGGcttagagagaaaaatgagagaatGAGGGCTGGCTTGGACACTGCTGACATTGATGCTGAGTGTGAAGAGGACTACATGGGTGTTGGCCCTCTCATTGAGAAGCTTGAAAAGGAGAAGCTCAAGGAGTGTCCTGAATTGATGCGCTATGAAGAGCCAACTGACTCTGATAGCGATGAAGATGAGTATGAGACCAGCCAGAAGAAGTTTGATGATTTTGAGAGGAAGTTCAAGAGGCACCAAGATTTGCTTAAGAACTTCACTGACGCTGACACACTCGATGATGCTTTCAAGTGGATGAACAGAATTGACAAGTTTGAGAACAGGCATTTCAGGCTCCGTCCTGAATACAGGGTTATTGGGGAGCTCATGAATCGTCTCAAAGTAGTAACTGACCAGAAGGATAAGTTCATCCTGCAGAACAAGCTTAATAGGGCCTTGAGATTGGTGCAGTGGAAGGAGGCTTTTGATCCTGATAACCCTGACAATTATGGTGTCATTCAACATGAACAGTTGGGACCTACTGCAGATGCCCTGCAACATGCTGGCTTTGAAAAGGAGAAGCAAACCATACAAGGAGAAGGAGATGCTGCTGACGACGATGATGAACAAGAGTTTGATGACATGAAAGAAAAAGACAACATTATACTGGCTAAACTTGATGCGATTGACAAGAAACTTGAGGAGAAACTAGCAGAACTTGAGTATACATTTGGAAAGAAGGGAAAGGTTCTCGAAGAAGAGATCAGAGATCTTGCAGAGGAGAGAAATGAGTTAACCGAGAAGAAAAGAAGGCCTCTTTACCGGAAG GGTTTTGATGTAAAGTTGATAAATGTGAACCGAACTTGTAAAGTCACAAAG GGTGGACAAGTCGTTAAGTACACTGCTATGCTGGCTTGTGGCAACTATAATGGAGTTGTCGGTTTTGCAAAAGCCAAAGGCCCTGCAGTTCCAGTTGCCCTCCAGAAG GCATATGAGAAGTGCTTTCAGAATTTGCATTTTGTTGAGCGTCATGAGGAGCATACAATTGCACATGCAATACAAACCTCTTATAAAAAGACCAAG GTGTATCTCTGGCCTGCCCCCACTGCAACTGGCATGAAAGCTGGCAGAATAGTCCAAACCATACTGCATTTAGCTGGTTTTAAGAATGTCAAGTCGAAG GTTGTTGGTTCCAGAAACCCTCATAACACGGTTAAGGCTGTCTTCAAAGCGCTTAATGCG ATTGAAACGCCAAGGGATGTCCAAGAGAAGTTTGGCCGGACTGTGGTTGAGAAGTATCTTTTGTAG
- the LOC130725742 gene encoding uncharacterized protein LOC130725742: protein MSSSWLLPQVGWVKYNVDGSVWASGEAACGGVLRDSSGRWLQGFCRRLGTSNALLAELWAIWVAVESLRAVSFPKVVIESDSKEAIAAIESSGSLFKTTNPKNFCVIPNIGIIAPQGTCDVTVSMQAQQTAPLDFQCKDKFLIQSTIAPLGASLGDIFSKNSSGFQEKKLRVALLPLANEDLKQEDQHPSNSNQIHVKQDDQDPSNSNPNEAAQLSLPKAIEKLNKEVEELKLNLSVMDYKLREPSMIMDFFLTKFSGPLAEQLRLMMEIEELKSRMNVMDLKLSVLPEKMRMQIDIIQILSSYFPNDIEEMDIVEGMGNDIEELKRKMEANNRHFSSFE, encoded by the exons ATGAG CTCATCTTGGCTACTGCCGCAGGTAGGGTGGGTTAAATACAACGTGGATGGTTCGGTATGGGCTTCTGGTGAGGCGGCGTGTGGCGGGGTGCTACGTGATAGCTCTGGCCGGTGGTTACAAGGTTTCTGTAGACGTCTGGGGACATCAAATGCTCTTCTTGCAGAACTTTGGGCCATTTGGGTAGCAGTGGAATCGTTGAGGGCTGTTAGCTTTCCTAAAGTTGTGATTGAAAGTGACTCGAAGGAGGCAATTGCAGCGATAGAGAGCTCAGGAAGCCTT TTTAAAACAACGAATCCTAAGAATTTCTGCGTCATACCAAACATTGGTATCATCGCGCCACAAGGAACGTGTGATGTTACTG TAAGCATGCAAGCTCAGCAGACAGCTCCTCTTGATTTTCAATGCAAAGACAAATTCCTCATTCAAAGCACGATTGCTCCCTTAGGAGCTTCCCTAGGAGACATCTTTTCCAAAAATAGTAGTGGCTTTCAGGAGAAGAAGCTGAGGGTAGCATTGCTTCCACTAGCAAACGAAGATTTGAAGCAGGAGGATCAGCATCCATCCAATTCCAACCAAATTCATGTGAAGCAGGATGATCAGGATCCATCCAATTCCAACCCAAATGAAGCTGCACAACTGAGCTTGCCTAAGGCTAttgagaaattaaataaggaagTTGAGGAATTGAAGTTAAATCTGAGTGTCATGGATTATAAACTAAGAGAG CCCTCTATGATAATGGATTTTTTCCTAACAAAGTTCTCGGGGCCCCTTGCTGAGCAATTGAGGTTGATGATGGAAATAGAGGAATTGAAGTCAAGGATGAATGTAATGGATTTGAAACTAAGTGTG CTCCCTGAGAAAATGAGGATGCAGATAGATATAATTCAGATATTGTCCTCGTATTTCCCAAATGATATTGAGGAGATGGACATTGTTGAGGGTATGGGCAATGATATCGAGGAATTGAAGAGAAAGATGGAAGCAAATAACAGACACTTCTCATCATTTGAATGA
- the LOC130725743 gene encoding vesicle-associated protein 1-2-like, with the protein MKLFARCKNLIVLSKEKKQLHTQQPLSLMEDTELLLQIEPSELTFHLELAKLSSCSVKLANQTTHYVAFKVLTTRPKKYCVIPNVGIIAPQETCEVTVTTKAPRTAPIDFECKDKFLIQSRIVSPDDILLKSSGGGRVEEKELNVVFLPPKVDLELEEDSSNSNPNPIHVQNEDLKQEVDSSHSSPNHDLKQEDYDSSNSNPIDVQTLKEEELDPLNLTHVQTLMQEDQDSSNSNSFHVQSENRHSVYSVIVGETEGVHVTRKQDTTNLANNIEELKEDLHPSNSNPILMQSENLSTVHPVIFEETKEVHVSRKQDTPITIPDIFTQILKKLSICVTSLIMSSLLPFLTNVRLQLVQLTLQFSKAIWMRIIQRMRIFVMNHSNDVAQVNLAKNIEELEKDVEKLKSNISAISIGFTECNLHNKDQ; encoded by the exons ATGAAACTGTTTGCGCGCTGTAAAAATTTGATTGTCCTCTCCAAAGAAAAGAAACAGTTACACACACAACAACCCCTCTCTCTGATGGAAGATACTGAGCTTCTTCTCCAAATTGAACCCTCTGAACTCACATTTCACC TTGAATTGGCTAAACTGAGTTCATGTTCTGTTAAACTTGCAAACCAGACCACTCACTATGTTGCCTTCAAG GTTTTAACAACAAGGCCTAAGAAATACTGTGTCATACCAAATGTCGGAATCATCGCACCACAGGAAACATGTGAAGTTACTG TAACCACGAAAGCTCCGCGAACAGCTCCGATTGATTTTGAATGCAAAGACAAATTCCTTATTCAAAGTAGGATTGTTTCTCCCGATGACATCCTTTTGAAAAGTAGTGGCGGTGGGCGTGTTGAGGAGAAGGAGCTCAACGTAGTGTTTCTTCCACCAAAAGTAGATTTGGAGCTAGAGGAGGATTCATCCAATTCTAACCCAAACCCAATTCATGTGCAAAATGAAGATTTGAAGCAGGAGGTGGATTCATCCCATTCCAGCCCAAATCAT GATTTGAAGCAGGAGGATTATGACTCATCCAATTCTAATCCAATTGATGTGCAAACTTTGAAGGAGGAGGAACTGGATCCATTAAACCTAACTCATGTGCAAACTCTGATGCAAGAGGATCAGGATTCATCAAATTCCAATTCATTTCATGTGCAAAGTGAAAACCGGCACAGTGTATACTCTGTGATTGTTGGGGAGACAGAGGGAGTTCATGTAACAAGAAAACAAGACACCACGAACTTGGCAAATAATATTgaggaattgaaggaggacttgcATCCATCCAATTCCAACCCAATTCTCATGCAAAGTGAAAACCTGTCCACCGTGCACCCTGTGATTTTCGAGGAGACAAAGGAAGTCCATGTGTCAAGAAAACAAGACACCCCAATAACCATACCTGACATCTTTACTCAAATACTTAAGAAATTGAGTATATgtgtcacatctcttataatgTCTTCACTTCTTCCATtcttaaccaatgtgagacttcaacTCGTTCAACTCACACTTCAATTCTCAAAGGCGATATGGATGAGGATAATACAACGGATGAGAATATTTGTCATGAATCACTCAAATGATGTTGCACAAGTGAACCTGGCAAAGAATATTGAGGAATTGGAGAAGGATGTTGAGAAGTTGAAGTCAAATATAAGTGCAATATCAATTGGCTTTACCGAATGTAATCTCCACAATAAGGATCAATGA
- the LOC130725744 gene encoding vesicle-associated protein 1-3-like, translated as MENTELLQIEPSLLRFHFQLKEQSSCSVHLVNKTTDYVAFKVLTNSPKKYYVKPNKGIIKPHGTCEVTVTMQSQPTALFDFQFKDKFLIQSAVASSDDILSKNSDNKLVEKKMLRVSLLPPNRDLKQDDRIQVGMTTGWFKTTNPNNFCVIPNIGIIAPQGTCDVTVTMQAQYTAPLDFQFKNKFLIQSTVASPDDIFSKNSGGNKHVEEKKLRAVLLVPPYDEIKRIGSDQSPLTWSTRIIEPIRILFMKHQNDNAAQQLSLAKNIEELKKDVEEMKSKMSVMDLKLREMEAKNRTISSFAS; from the exons atgGAAAATACAGAGCTTCTCCAAATTGAACCTTCTCTGCTCAGATTTCACT TTCAATTGAAGGAACAGAGTTCTTGTTCTGTTCATCTTGTAAACAAGACCACTGACTATGTTGCCTTTAAG GTTTTAACAAATTCACCTAAGAAATACTACGTCAAACCAAACAAGGGGATCATCAAGCCACATGGAACGTGTGAAGTTACTG TAACCATGCAATCTCAGCCCACGGCTCTCTTTGATTTCCAATTTAAAGACAAATTCCTCATTCAAAGTGCAGTTGCTTCGTCAGATGACATCTTATCGAAAAATAGTGACAATAAGCTTGTTGAAAAGAAGATGTTGAGGGTATCATTGCTTCCACCAAACCGGGATTTGAAGCAGGATGATCGAATTCaagtagggatgacaacggGTTGG TTTAAAACAACGAATCCTAACAATTTCTGCGTCATACCAAACATCGGCATCATTGCACCACAAGGAACGTGTGATGTTACTG TAACCATGCAAGCTCAGTATACAGCTCCGCTTGATTTTCAATTCAAAAACAAATTCCTCATTCAAAGCACTGTTGCTTCCCCAGATGACATCTTTTCGAAAAATAGTGGCGGCAATAAGCATGTTGAGGAGAAGAAGCTGAGGGCAGTGTTGCTTGTTCCACCATATGATGAAATCAAGCGAATTGGTTCAGATCAG TCCCCTTTGACATGGTCGACGAGGATAATAGAACCGATAAGGATATTATTCATGAAGCATCAAAATGATAATGCTGCACAACAACTAAGCTTGGCAAAGAATATTGAGGAACTGAAGAAGGATGTTGAAGAAATGAAGTCAAAGATGAGTGTAATGGATTTAAAACTAAGAGAG ATGGAAGCAAAGAACAGAACGATCTCATCATTTGCAAGCTGA
- the LOC130724646 gene encoding ubiquitin-like-conjugating enzyme ATG10, with the protein MDLKEEAVKDIISWDGTLSSSDFSLSASTFSEKWKMFNPSFPPWLWIPCPNHHVVSSHNVEGYLSLENMCLVKSQEEESNRTLTWKVESNISQKDEPIDYATLECPEHEVNYYDFHIVYSPSYRVPVLYFRSYHSDGQPLLLNEIEKDLPGHSAKLLSESKWTFITQEEHPYLNRPWFKLHPCGTSEWMKLLFHSDTSLNKNGLVIEQYLVSWFSVIGQVIGLKIPFGMMD; encoded by the exons ATGGACTTAAAAGAAGAAGCTGTGAAGGACATAATCTCATGGGATGGGACTCTCTCTTCAAGTGATTTTTCCCTTTCTGCTTCCACATTTTCTGAAAAGTGGAAAATGTTCAATCCTTCCTTTCCTCCATGGCTGTGGATTCCATGTCCGAATCATCATGTAGTTTCTTCTCATAAC GTGGAAGGATACTTATCACTGGAGAACATGTGCCTTGTCAAATCACAGGAAGAAGAGAGTAACAGAACTTTGACATGGAAGGTAGAGAGCAACATTTCACAGAAAGATGAGCCCATTGATTATGCCACTTTAGAAT GTCCGGAGCATGAAGTGAACTACTATGATTTTCATATTGTCTACAGTCCTTCTTATAGAGTTCCAGTGTTGTATTTCCGTTCATACCATAGTG ATGGACAACCTTTGCTGTTGAATGAAATTGAAAAGGACCTTCCAGGTCATTCTGCAAAGTTACTATCAGAATCCAAATGGACATTTATCACACAGGAG GAACACCCATATTTGAACAGGCCATGGTTCAAATTGCATCCATGTGGGACGAGTGAGTGGATGAAGCTGCTCTTCCATAGTGATACGTCTTTGAATAAAAATGGGTTAGTTATTGAACAATATCTGGTTTCCTGGTTCTCGGTCATTGGACAAGTAATTGGTCTGAAAATTCCTTTTGGGATGATGGATTAA